The following are encoded in a window of Sinorhizobium sojae CCBAU 05684 genomic DNA:
- the flgB gene encoding flagellar basal body rod protein FlgB: MEPIQLFELASRQAQWLTVRQNVVAGNIANANTPHYKARDVLPFESVLQSTGLQMAATHPSHFTESLEAAQVTEVSSIDDVEVQQSGNTVALEEELMKSGAIKRDHELNSGLVKSFHRMMLMTVRK; the protein is encoded by the coding sequence ATGGAACCGATTCAGCTTTTCGAACTTGCGTCGCGCCAGGCCCAATGGTTGACGGTCCGCCAGAACGTCGTGGCGGGCAACATCGCCAATGCCAATACGCCGCACTACAAGGCCAGGGACGTCCTGCCCTTCGAAAGCGTGCTGCAGAGCACCGGCCTGCAGATGGCCGCGACCCATCCCTCCCATTTCACCGAGAGCCTGGAAGCCGCCCAGGTGACCGAGGTCAGCTCCATCGACGATGTCGAAGTGCAGCAATCCGGCAATACCGTCGCGCTCGAAGAGGAACTGATGAAGTCCGGTGCGATCAAGCGCGACCACGAGCTCAATTCGGGGCTCGTGAAATCCTTTCACCGCATGATGCTCATGACCGTACGGAAGTAG
- the flgC gene encoding flagellar basal body rod protein FlgC, with amino-acid sequence MDPLTSALKVSASGLQAESTRLRIVSENIANARSTGDVPGADPYRRKTVSFAAEVDRASGASLVEIDRIGTDDSDFNVEFDPGSPAADEKGMVKLPNVNILVEMADMREANRAYEANLQTIKQSRDLISQTIDLLRASQ; translated from the coding sequence ATGGATCCTTTGACTTCGGCCCTCAAGGTTTCGGCTTCCGGCCTGCAGGCGGAATCGACCCGGCTGCGCATCGTATCCGAGAACATTGCCAATGCGCGCTCGACCGGCGACGTCCCCGGCGCCGATCCCTATCGCCGCAAGACCGTTTCCTTCGCGGCGGAAGTCGACCGGGCAAGCGGCGCATCGCTCGTGGAGATCGATCGCATCGGCACCGATGACTCGGACTTCAACGTCGAGTTCGATCCCGGCAGCCCGGCCGCCGACGAGAAAGGCATGGTCAAGCTGCCGAACGTCAACATCCTCGTCGAAATGGCCGACATGCGTGAAGCGAACCGCGCCTATGAGGCCAATCTGCAGACCATCAAGCAGTCTCGCGATCTCATTTCCCAGACAATCGACCTGTTGAGGGCTTCGCAATAA
- a CDS encoding flagellar hook-basal body complex protein FliE, with the protein MIDAIQSIGAFSAMKKAEGAELNASTALVVPHAGAAPPQSQSFAEVLGNMTTDVIHSMKSAEGVSLQAIRGEANTREVVDAVMSAEQSLQTAIAIRDKVVTAYLEIARMQI; encoded by the coding sequence ATGATCGATGCAATCCAGTCCATCGGCGCGTTTTCGGCCATGAAGAAGGCCGAGGGCGCGGAGCTGAACGCCTCCACCGCGCTCGTCGTGCCGCATGCCGGCGCAGCCCCTCCGCAGTCGCAGAGTTTTGCCGAGGTCCTGGGCAATATGACCACGGATGTCATCCACTCGATGAAATCCGCCGAAGGGGTGTCGCTGCAGGCCATTCGCGGAGAGGCCAATACCCGTGAAGTCGTCGACGCGGTGATGTCGGCGGAACAATCGCTGCAGACCGCCATCGCGATCCGCGACAAGGTGGTCACCGCCTATCTCGAAATCGCGCGCATGCAGATCTGA
- the flgG gene encoding flagellar basal-body rod protein FlgG — translation MKALSIAATGMNAQQLNLEVIANNIANINTTGYKRARAEFSDLLYQTERAQGVPNRSNQAIVPEGAIVGLGVQTSAVRNLHIQGSLVNTGNNYDLALVGRGWFQVETPDGETVYTRSGAFNTNATGQLVTIDGYTVVPGITVPQDASEIVFTSSGQVMVRIGNDTELQEIGQLTIANFVNEAGLEPMGENLFRQTPASGEAIVGAPADPGYAQIKQNYLESSNVDAVKEITDLISAQRAYEMNSKIIQAADEMAATVSKNLR, via the coding sequence ATGAAGGCCCTTTCCATCGCCGCCACGGGCATGAATGCCCAGCAGTTGAACCTCGAAGTCATCGCCAACAATATCGCCAACATCAACACGACCGGCTACAAGCGGGCGCGCGCCGAGTTTTCGGACCTGCTCTATCAGACCGAGCGCGCCCAGGGCGTGCCGAACCGATCCAACCAGGCGATCGTCCCCGAAGGCGCGATCGTCGGCCTCGGCGTGCAGACATCGGCGGTGCGCAACCTTCATATCCAGGGCAGCCTCGTCAACACCGGCAACAATTACGACCTGGCGCTGGTCGGCCGCGGCTGGTTCCAGGTCGAGACGCCGGACGGCGAGACCGTCTATACCCGCTCCGGCGCCTTCAACACCAATGCCACCGGCCAGCTCGTCACTATCGACGGCTATACGGTCGTCCCCGGAATCACTGTGCCGCAGGATGCGAGTGAAATCGTCTTCACGTCCTCCGGCCAGGTGATGGTACGCATCGGCAATGACACGGAGCTTCAGGAAATCGGTCAGCTGACGATCGCCAATTTCGTCAACGAAGCCGGCCTCGAGCCCATGGGCGAGAACCTGTTTCGCCAGACGCCCGCCTCCGGCGAGGCCATCGTCGGCGCGCCGGCCGATCCGGGCTACGCCCAGATCAAGCAGAACTATCTCGAGTCCTCCAACGTCGACGCGGTCAAGGAGATCACCGACCTGATCTCGGCCCAGCGCGCCTACGAGATGAACTCCAAGATCATTCAGGCCGCGGACGAAATGGCGGCCACGGTGAGCAAGAACCTCAGGTAA
- the flgA gene encoding flagellar basal body P-ring formation chaperone FlgA — protein sequence MTFRQSAERAAIASGALLRAQAIAFAAVAAFSSPALAAGEWPTAVIPKQTIYPGATLEAEMLEVVDVTNPDITDGYVRSLEEVEGKVTKRTLLPGRVILPSALREQYAVERGSKALLVFSNGGLTITAAGSPLEDAAVGDLIRARNVDTGVIVSGTVMADGTIHVVAK from the coding sequence ATGACGTTTCGCCAGTCCGCCGAAAGGGCAGCAATCGCAAGCGGCGCCTTGCTTCGGGCGCAGGCCATCGCCTTTGCCGCGGTCGCCGCCTTCTCGTCGCCGGCGCTCGCCGCCGGGGAATGGCCGACCGCCGTCATCCCGAAGCAGACGATCTATCCGGGCGCGACGCTGGAAGCGGAAATGCTGGAAGTGGTCGATGTGACCAATCCCGACATCACGGACGGCTATGTGCGGTCCCTGGAGGAGGTGGAAGGCAAGGTTACGAAACGGACCCTTCTTCCCGGACGGGTGATCCTTCCATCGGCGCTGCGCGAGCAATATGCGGTCGAGCGCGGCTCCAAGGCCCTGCTGGTCTTCAGCAATGGTGGCCTGACGATCACTGCAGCCGGTTCGCCGCTCGAGGATGCGGCCGTCGGCGATCTCATCCGCGCACGCAATGTCGATACCGGCGTCATCGTTTCCGGTACGGTCATGGCCGACGGTACCATTCATGTGGTGGCGAAATGA
- a CDS encoding flagellar basal body P-ring protein FlgI, which translates to MTVRACKWLLTFAVAFAATLTFAHGASRIKDVASLQAGRDNQLIGYGLVVGLQGTGDSLRSSPFTEQSIRAMLQNLGISTQGGESRTRNVAAVLVTATLPPFASPGSRVDVTVGSLGDATSLRGGTLVMTSLSGADGQIYAVAQGSIVVTGFNAQGDAATLSQGVTTAGRVPNGAIIERELPAKFKDGFNLVLQLRNPDFSTAVGMAAAINNYATTQFGGRIAEALDSQSVLVQKPKMADLARLMADIENLVIETDVPARVVINERTGTIVIGQDVRVSEVAVSYGTLTVQVTETPTVVQPAPFSRGETAVEPNTTIEAQADGGTVAILNGSSLRSLVAGLNSIGVKPDGIIAILQSIKTAGALQAELVLQ; encoded by the coding sequence ATGACGGTGCGTGCCTGCAAGTGGTTGTTGACCTTCGCCGTCGCCTTCGCCGCGACGCTCACTTTCGCGCACGGGGCTTCGCGCATCAAGGACGTGGCCTCGCTTCAGGCCGGGCGTGACAACCAGCTCATCGGCTATGGCCTCGTCGTCGGGCTCCAGGGGACCGGCGACAGCCTGCGTTCCTCCCCCTTCACGGAACAGTCGATCCGCGCCATGCTGCAGAACCTTGGCATATCGACCCAAGGGGGCGAGTCGCGGACGCGCAACGTCGCCGCGGTTCTGGTGACGGCCACGCTCCCGCCTTTCGCAAGCCCCGGCAGCCGCGTCGACGTGACGGTCGGCTCGCTCGGCGACGCGACATCGCTGCGCGGCGGCACGCTGGTCATGACCTCGCTTTCCGGCGCCGACGGCCAGATCTACGCGGTCGCGCAGGGCTCGATCGTGGTGACCGGCTTCAACGCCCAGGGCGATGCCGCGACGCTGTCGCAAGGGGTTACGACGGCGGGCCGCGTGCCGAATGGTGCCATCATCGAGCGGGAACTGCCGGCGAAGTTCAAGGATGGCTTCAATCTCGTCCTGCAACTGCGCAATCCGGACTTTTCCACCGCCGTCGGCATGGCGGCGGCGATCAACAATTACGCCACGACGCAGTTCGGCGGACGCATCGCCGAAGCGCTCGACTCGCAATCGGTGCTGGTCCAGAAGCCGAAAATGGCCGATCTCGCGCGCCTGATGGCCGACATAGAGAATCTCGTGATCGAAACCGACGTGCCGGCGCGCGTCGTCATCAACGAGAGGACGGGCACGATCGTCATCGGCCAGGACGTCCGCGTCTCCGAGGTTGCGGTCAGCTACGGTACGCTGACGGTGCAGGTGACCGAAACGCCGACGGTCGTGCAGCCGGCGCCCTTCTCCCGCGGTGAGACCGCCGTGGAACCGAACACGACGATTGAGGCTCAGGCGGATGGCGGCACGGTGGCGATCCTCAACGGGTCCAGCCTGCGCTCGCTCGTGGCCGGCCTCAACAGTATCGGCGTCAAGCCCGACGGGATCATCGCGATCCTCCAGAGCATCAAGACGGCGGGAGCCCTCCAGGCGGAGCTTGTGCTGCAATGA
- a CDS encoding MotE family protein has translation MTADLFHFIRKSRRLAFGSAAGALMLAMPGAFARDVTAPPAENATANEIQQFCTNIADAARDQRYLLQRKNLETLKASVDERISVLEQRRAEYEDWLKRRNDFLKQAELGLVDIYKAMKPDDAAGKLEMVRPEIAAAIIMKLPARQSSLILGEMSDDKAAVLTNIISSASDPNTSKEPS, from the coding sequence ATGACCGCAGACCTCTTTCACTTCATCCGTAAGTCACGGCGCCTGGCTTTCGGCTCGGCCGCCGGGGCGCTGATGCTCGCCATGCCGGGCGCCTTCGCCCGGGATGTCACGGCGCCGCCCGCCGAAAACGCGACGGCAAACGAAATCCAGCAGTTCTGCACCAATATCGCCGATGCCGCGCGCGACCAGCGCTACCTGCTGCAGCGCAAGAACCTGGAAACGCTGAAAGCGAGCGTCGACGAGCGCATCTCGGTGCTCGAACAACGCCGGGCCGAATATGAGGACTGGCTGAAGCGCCGCAACGATTTCCTGAAGCAGGCCGAGCTTGGTCTCGTCGACATCTACAAGGCGATGAAGCCGGACGATGCCGCCGGCAAGCTCGAGATGGTGCGCCCGGAAATCGCCGCGGCCATCATCATGAAGCTGCCGGCGCGTCAGTCCTCGCTGATCCTCGGCGAGATGAGCGACGATAAGGCGGCAGTGCTCACCAACATCATCTCAAGCGCCAGCGATCCGAACACCTCGAAGGAGCCGTCATGA
- the flgH gene encoding flagellar basal body L-ring protein FlgH has protein sequence MRKQFTAVLAAGLLAGCQSQAFKEIGQAPSMSPIGSGLQYTQTPQLAAYPKQPHQVTNGFSLWNDQQAALFKDARAINVGDILTVDIQIDDKASFENETDRSRTNSSGFNLGASGESQTSDFGWSGDLEYGSNTKTEGDGKTERSEKLRLLVAAVVTGVLENGNLLISGSQEVRVNHELRILNVAGIVRPRDVDANNVISYDRIAEARISYGGRGRLTEVQQPPYGQQVMDLISPI, from the coding sequence ATGAGAAAGCAATTCACGGCCGTCCTGGCCGCCGGCCTCCTTGCGGGATGTCAGAGCCAGGCCTTCAAGGAGATCGGCCAGGCGCCCTCGATGAGCCCGATCGGCAGCGGCCTGCAATATACCCAGACGCCGCAGCTCGCCGCCTATCCGAAGCAGCCGCACCAGGTCACCAACGGCTTTTCCCTTTGGAACGACCAGCAGGCGGCGCTTTTCAAGGATGCCCGCGCGATCAATGTCGGCGACATCCTGACCGTCGATATCCAGATCGACGACAAGGCCTCGTTTGAAAACGAGACCGATCGCAGCCGCACCAATTCCAGCGGCTTCAATCTCGGCGCCAGCGGCGAATCGCAAACGAGCGATTTCGGCTGGTCCGGCGATCTGGAATATGGGTCGAACACGAAGACTGAAGGCGACGGCAAGACGGAACGGTCGGAGAAACTGCGGCTGCTGGTCGCCGCCGTCGTCACGGGCGTGCTCGAGAACGGCAACCTTTTGATCAGCGGCTCGCAGGAAGTGCGCGTCAATCACGAGCTGCGCATCCTCAATGTTGCGGGCATCGTACGGCCGCGGGACGTCGACGCCAACAATGTCATTTCCTATGACCGCATCGCCGAGGCGCGCATCTCCTATGGTGGTCGCGGCCGCCTGACCGAAGTGCAGCAACCGCCCTATGGGCAGCAGGTGATGGATTTGATTTCACCGATCTGA
- a CDS encoding flagellar basal body-associated FliL family protein has protein sequence MEETENKQPQPPSRIVTIAAVAVLTLLAGGGGWLVGAALAPPPPGPEKTAVVSPEATGVEGLPKLATEENGIVQLEPITTNLAYPSENWIRLEVALQFNGAPDVALAEEIHQDIAAYLKTVSLQQIQGPRGFQYLRDDIQERVDLRSDGRVTNVMFRTFVIQ, from the coding sequence ATGGAAGAAACGGAAAACAAACAGCCCCAACCTCCGTCGAGGATCGTGACCATCGCGGCGGTGGCGGTGCTGACGCTCTTGGCCGGCGGGGGCGGGTGGCTGGTCGGCGCCGCCCTTGCGCCGCCGCCCCCGGGGCCCGAGAAAACGGCCGTAGTGTCGCCGGAGGCCACGGGAGTCGAGGGACTGCCGAAACTCGCCACCGAGGAGAACGGCATCGTCCAGTTGGAGCCGATCACGACGAACCTTGCCTATCCTTCGGAGAACTGGATCCGCCTCGAAGTGGCGCTGCAGTTCAACGGCGCTCCCGACGTCGCGCTCGCCGAGGAGATCCACCAGGATATCGCCGCCTATTTGAAGACCGTGTCGCTGCAGCAGATCCAGGGGCCGCGCGGCTTTCAATATCTCCGGGATGACATCCAGGAGCGGGTTGACCTGCGCTCCGACGGGCGCGTAACGAATGTGATGTTCAGAACGTTCGTCATTCAATGA
- the fliP gene encoding flagellar type III secretion system pore protein FliP (The bacterial flagellar biogenesis protein FliP forms a type III secretion system (T3SS)-type pore required for flagellar assembly.) has translation MLRIAAFIVAMMAMSGIAGAQSLPTDILNTPVDGSVASWIIRTFGLLTVLSLAPGILIMVTSFPRFVIAFAILRSGMGLATTPSNMIMVSLALFMTFYVMAPTFDSAWRTGIDPLLKNEITETEALPRISEPFRQFMLANTRDKDLQLFIDIAREKGQTVVVDDQVDLRAVVPAFMISEIRRGFEIGFLIMLPFLVIDLIVATITMAMGMMMLPPTAISLPFKILFFVLIDGWNLLVGSLVRSFV, from the coding sequence ATGCTCCGGATTGCTGCGTTCATAGTCGCCATGATGGCGATGTCGGGAATTGCCGGGGCGCAGAGCTTGCCCACCGATATCCTGAACACCCCCGTCGACGGCTCCGTCGCCTCATGGATCATTCGCACCTTCGGCCTCCTGACCGTCCTGTCGTTGGCGCCGGGCATCCTGATCATGGTGACGAGCTTCCCGCGCTTCGTCATCGCTTTCGCGATCCTGCGCTCGGGCATGGGTCTGGCGACGACGCCGTCGAACATGATCATGGTGTCGCTGGCGCTGTTCATGACCTTCTACGTCATGGCGCCGACCTTCGACAGCGCCTGGCGTACGGGCATCGATCCGCTGCTCAAGAACGAAATCACCGAAACCGAGGCGCTGCCGCGCATCTCGGAGCCTTTCCGCCAGTTCATGCTCGCCAACACCCGCGACAAGGACCTGCAGCTCTTCATCGACATTGCCCGGGAAAAAGGCCAGACGGTCGTCGTCGACGACCAGGTGGACCTCCGCGCCGTGGTCCCCGCCTTCATGATCTCGGAAATCCGCCGCGGCTTCGAGATCGGCTTCCTGATCATGCTCCCCTTCCTGGTGATCGACCTCATCGTCGCGACCATCACCATGGCCATGGGCATGATGATGCTGCCGCCGACGGCGATCTCGCTTCCCTTCAAGATCCTCTTCTTCGTGCTGATCGACGGCTGGAACCTGCTCGTCGGGAGTTTGGTGCGCTCCTTCGTGTGA
- a CDS encoding flagellin, protein MTSILTNTSAMAALQTLRSISSSMEETQAHVSSGLRVGSASDNAAYWSIATTMRSDNMALSAVQDALGLGAAKVDTAYAGMESAIEVVKEIKAKLTAATEDGVDKAKIQEEITQLQDQLVSIADAASFSGENWLQADLSSGTVTKSVVASFVRDDSGNVSVKKVNYDLSTTSVLFDTAGATGILDAATSIEDDSITLNINVDGVTSAYTVTAYTTEDVIADTGSVFTGDSATGGALSYVKVADDTWVAAVDQTTVATQEVAYNDGTTSWAVDTGAAPGTVTTASVATLSIDSNTTSGQLDQLIQMVDDALTSMTSAAASLGSISSRIEMQSEFVSNLSDSIESGIGRLVDADMNEESTRLKALQTQQQLAIQALSIANSDSQNVLSLFR, encoded by the coding sequence ATGACGAGCATTCTCACCAACACCTCCGCAATGGCCGCGCTGCAGACGCTGCGCTCGATCTCTTCCAGCATGGAAGAAACGCAGGCTCACGTCTCCTCCGGCCTGCGCGTCGGCTCCGCTTCGGACAACGCTGCCTACTGGTCGATCGCGACGACCATGCGTTCCGACAACATGGCGCTCTCGGCCGTCCAGGACGCCCTCGGCCTCGGCGCCGCCAAGGTTGATACCGCCTATGCCGGCATGGAATCGGCGATCGAAGTCGTAAAGGAAATCAAGGCAAAGCTGACGGCCGCCACCGAAGACGGCGTCGACAAGGCTAAGATTCAGGAAGAAATCACCCAGCTTCAGGACCAGCTCGTCAGCATCGCTGATGCTGCATCCTTCTCGGGCGAGAACTGGCTGCAGGCTGATCTGAGCTCGGGTACAGTCACGAAGAGCGTTGTCGCCTCCTTCGTTCGCGATGACTCCGGCAACGTTTCGGTCAAGAAGGTCAACTACGATCTGAGCACGACAAGCGTTCTCTTTGATACGGCTGGCGCCACTGGTATCCTCGATGCCGCCACCTCGATCGAAGATGACAGCATCACGCTGAACATCAACGTCGATGGCGTCACATCGGCCTATACCGTCACTGCGTACACGACCGAAGACGTTATCGCCGACACGGGTAGCGTCTTCACGGGCGACTCTGCCACGGGCGGTGCGCTTAGCTACGTCAAGGTGGCTGACGACACCTGGGTGGCCGCCGTCGACCAGACCACTGTCGCTACACAGGAAGTCGCATACAATGATGGTACGACGTCTTGGGCAGTCGACACGGGGGCTGCCCCGGGTACGGTCACAACCGCATCCGTCGCTACGCTCTCCATCGACTCGAATACGACCAGCGGTCAGCTCGACCAGCTCATCCAAATGGTTGACGACGCCCTGACTTCCATGACCAGCGCAGCCGCTTCGCTCGGCTCGATCTCTTCGCGGATCGAAATGCAGAGCGAATTCGTTTCCAACCTGAGCGACTCGATCGAATCCGGCATCGGCCGCCTCGTCGACGCCGACATGAACGAGGAATCGACGCGCCTCAAGGCACTGCAGACGCAGCAGCAGCTCGCCATCCAGGCCCTGTCGATCGCCAACTCCGACTCGCAGAACGTGCTCTCGCTGTTCCGCTAA
- a CDS encoding flagellin, whose protein sequence is MTSILTNIAAMAALQTLRSIGSNLEETQAHVSSGLRVGEAADNAAYWSIATTMRSDNMALSAVQDALGLGAAKVDTAYAGMDSAIEVVKEIKKKLVAATEDGVDKNKIQEEITQLQDQLVSISEAASFSGENWLQTDLSSGTVTKSIVASFVRDDSGNVSVKKVDYALSTSTVLFDTVGDTAILDNLTSIEDDSITLNINVGGVTSAYTVTAYTIEDVIADTGSVFTGDSATGGALSYVKVADDVWVAAVDQTTVATQEVAYDDGTTSWAVDTTAAPATVTTASVATLTIDANTTSGQLDQLIQMVDDALEAMTSAAADLGSIGMRIDLQEEFVSKLTDSIDSGVGRLVDADMNEESTRLKALQTQQQLAIQSLSIANTSSENILTLFR, encoded by the coding sequence ATGACTAGCATTTTGACAAATATCGCCGCCATGGCGGCGCTGCAGACCCTGCGTTCCATCGGCTCTAACCTCGAAGAAACGCAGGCTCACGTCTCCTCCGGCCTGCGCGTAGGTGAAGCCGCCGACAACGCCGCCTACTGGTCGATCGCGACCACCATGCGCTCCGACAACATGGCGCTCTCCGCCGTCCAGGACGCCCTCGGCCTCGGTGCCGCCAAGGTCGACACTGCGTATGCCGGCATGGATTCGGCAATCGAAGTCGTCAAGGAAATCAAGAAGAAGCTCGTTGCTGCTACCGAAGACGGCGTCGACAAAAACAAGATTCAAGAAGAAATCACGCAGCTTCAGGATCAACTCGTCAGCATCTCCGAGGCCGCCTCCTTCTCCGGCGAGAACTGGCTGCAGACCGATCTGAGCTCGGGCACAGTTACGAAGAGCATCGTCGCCTCTTTCGTTCGTGACGACTCGGGCAATGTCTCGGTCAAGAAAGTCGACTACGCCCTCAGCACTTCGACGGTACTCTTTGACACGGTCGGCGACACCGCCATTCTCGACAATCTCACCTCGATCGAAGACGACAGCATTACGCTGAACATTAATGTCGGCGGCGTCACGTCTGCCTATACCGTCACCGCATACACGATCGAAGACGTCATCGCCGACACGGGCAGCGTGTTCACCGGTGACTCCGCTACCGGCGGTGCTCTTAGCTATGTAAAGGTAGCTGATGACGTCTGGGTCGCTGCTGTCGACCAGACCACCGTCGCCACGCAGGAAGTTGCATATGACGACGGTACGACGTCTTGGGCAGTCGACACGACGGCTGCACCCGCTACGGTTACAACCGCATCTGTTGCCACGCTTACCATCGACGCGAACACGACCAGTGGACAGCTCGATCAACTCATCCAGATGGTTGACGATGCACTCGAGGCGATGACCAGCGCTGCCGCCGACCTTGGTTCTATCGGCATGCGCATCGATCTCCAGGAAGAGTTCGTCTCCAAGCTGACCGACTCGATCGACTCTGGCGTTGGCCGTCTCGTCGATGCCGACATGAACGAGGAATCGACTCGCCTGAAGGCCCTGCAGACGCAGCAGCAGCTCGCCATCCAGTCGCTGTCGATCGCCAACACCTCTTCGGAAAACATCCTCACCCTCTTCCGTTAA
- a CDS encoding flagellin N-terminal helical domain-containing protein, whose product MTSILTNPAAMAALQTLRAINRNLEVTQARISSGYRVETAADNAGYWSIATTMRSDNSALDTVHDALGLGAAKVDTFYAALDTVVEVMSEIKAKLVAAQEPGVDKDKINSEMAQLKSQLLSAAQSASFSGENWLYNEATPAIGTKSVVASFNRSADGSVTVSKLDYDTSTSVLVDVEDASRGMLTKAMDADALDPNTTGTPREYYLLAVGTVPTGATEIAMDDSTTDEELTDMLRVVDNLIQQLTDSAATLGAITKRIEMQESFVANLMDVIDKGVGRLVDADMNEESTRLKALQTQQQLGIQSLSIANTNSENILRLFQQ is encoded by the coding sequence ATGACCAGCATTTTGACCAATCCAGCCGCCATGGCTGCATTGCAGACCCTGCGCGCGATCAACAGAAACCTCGAAGTGACCCAGGCCCGGATTTCTTCCGGCTACCGCGTCGAAACGGCGGCCGACAACGCCGGCTATTGGTCTATTGCGACCACCATGCGCTCTGACAATTCGGCCCTCGACACCGTTCATGATGCGCTTGGCCTGGGTGCCGCCAAGGTGGACACCTTCTATGCCGCGCTCGACACCGTCGTGGAAGTCATGAGCGAGATCAAGGCGAAGCTCGTCGCGGCACAGGAGCCGGGCGTTGATAAGGACAAGATCAACTCGGAAATGGCCCAGCTGAAAAGCCAGCTGCTCTCGGCTGCCCAGTCTGCCTCCTTTTCCGGCGAGAACTGGCTCTACAACGAAGCGACGCCGGCCATCGGCACGAAATCCGTTGTGGCCTCGTTCAATCGCAGCGCCGACGGCAGTGTCACGGTTTCGAAGCTCGACTACGACACGTCCACATCCGTTCTCGTGGATGTCGAAGACGCAAGCCGCGGCATGCTCACCAAGGCAATGGACGCGGATGCGCTCGATCCGAATACGACTGGCACCCCGCGCGAATACTACCTGCTCGCGGTCGGAACCGTGCCCACCGGTGCCACTGAAATCGCAATGGATGATTCGACGACCGACGAGGAACTGACGGACATGCTCCGCGTCGTTGACAATCTCATCCAGCAACTGACCGACTCCGCCGCGACCCTCGGAGCCATCACCAAGCGAATCGAAATGCAGGAGAGCTTCGTCGCGAACCTGATGGACGTGATCGACAAGGGTGTCGGCCGTCTCGTGGACGCGGACATGAACGAGGAATCGACGAGGCTGAAGGCGCTGCAGACCCAGCAGCAGCTCGGCATCCAGTCGCTCTCGATCGCGAACACCAATTCCGAGAACATTCTGCGCCTGTTCCAGCAGTAA